The Octopus sinensis linkage group LG19, ASM634580v1, whole genome shotgun sequence genome contains a region encoding:
- the LOC115222126 gene encoding pleckstrin homology domain-containing family B member 2, protein MDYDIMKAGWMHRQSSILHRWKKNWFVLYKSGKLRYFESPHSRCCDDVLMIPSALVCIKTGKEVAMSNPLPSHLNRNCLIELVARDRRLLLCAESSDDTSAWKMAIEEARAVHATRRFSDTFRPDHHQGMEPPPSYAELYNQPQILTYATNEYPTGYSVHHVNSLPYGTRQIYVQEPYRERYTGCDVAMGVATGALVGSMLWSPFLWWW, encoded by the exons ATGGACTATGACATAATGAAAGCAGGCTGGATGCATCGGCAGA GTAGCATCTTGCATCGCTGGAAAAAGAATTGGTTTGTCCTCTACAAGAGTGGCAAGCTACGCTATTTTGAGAGCCCACACAGCCGCTGCTGTGATGATGTCTTGATGATCCCTTCAGCATTGGTGTGTATAAAAACAGGTAAAGAG GTGGCTATGTCCAACCCACTTCCTTCACACCTGAACCGCAATTGTCTGATAGAATTGGTAGCACGAGACAGAAGGTTGTTGTTGTGTGCAGAAAGTTCTGATGACACAAG TGCTTGGAAAATGGCAATTGAAGAAGCCAGAGCAGTTCATGCAACCCGACGATTTTCAGACACATTCCGACCAGATCATCACCAAGGCATGGAGCCACCACCTTCTTATGCTGAGCTTTACAACCAACCTCAGATTTTAACATATGCCACCAATGAGTATCCAACGGGCTATTCTGTGCATCATGTTAATTCTTTACCTTATG GTACCAGACAGATTTACGTACAAGAACCTTATCGCGAGCGTTATACCGGCTGTGACGTTGCAATGGGTGTGGCTACCGGTGCTCTAGTCGGGTCGATGCTATGGTCAccgtttttgtggtggtggtaa